The following coding sequences lie in one Apium graveolens cultivar Ventura chromosome 1, ASM990537v1, whole genome shotgun sequence genomic window:
- the LOC141661908 gene encoding protein DETOXIFICATION 46, chloroplastic-like: MKHTQTMTFQTLSRHSHIINPNLVYFPNHKNSYISFHSNRKSLQISLPFTKPRLRIKCISPGNEVVSEKIEFLSENDENLEQEKVVETIETNGLVEKEISFSIWNQIVEIVKFSGPATALWLCGPLMSLIDTVVIGQSSSIELAALGPGTVLCDNMSYVFMFLSIATSNFVATALAGQDKNEVQHQISILLFVGLTCGVFMFFFTRFWGEWALTAFTGAKNVEVISSANTYVQVRGLAWPAVLIGWVGQSASLGMKDSWGPLKALAVATLINGIGDVVLCSFLGYGIAGAAWATMASQVVAAYMMVEALNKKGYNGFTLSVPSLSELKHIYSLAAPVFITMTSKVGFYSLIVYFATSMGIQSVAAHQVMIQIYCLCTVWGEPLSQTAQSFMPELMYGVNRNLSRARMLLKTLVIIGALTGVILGCIGTSVPWLFPQAFSPDAEVIKEMHKVLIPYFIALSVTPSTHSLEGTLLAGRDLKFISMSMSGIFSLGALVLLFLTGRGYGLAGCWWALAAFQWSRFGIALRRLTLRDGILYSDDLMRYKFGLQKAA; this comes from the exons ATGAAACACACACAAACTATGACTTTTCAAACCCTGAGTCGCCACTCTCATATAATAAACCCCAACCTGGTTTACTTCCCAAATCACAAAAATTCTTACATTTCATTCCATTCTAATCGAAAAAGCCttcaaatttctttaccatttacAAAACCCAGGTTGAGAATCAAGTGCATTAGTCCTGGAAATGAAGTGGTGAGTGAAAAGATTGAATTTTTAAGTGAAAATGATGAAAATCTTGAACAAGAAAAGGTTGTGGAGACAATTGAGACAAATGGGCTGGTTGAAAAAGAGATTAGTTTTAGTATTTGGAATCAAATTGTTGAGATTGTTAAGTTTTCTGGGCCTGCAACTGCACTCTGGTTATGTGGGCCTTTGATGAGTTTGATTGATACTGTTGTTATTGGTCAATCTAGTTCTATTGAGCTTGCTGCTTTAG GACCGGGAACAGTTCTATGTGATAAtatgagttatgtgtttatgttCCTATCTATTGCTACTTCGAATTTTGTTGCTACTGCACTTGCAGGGCAG GATAAAAATGAAGTGCAGCATCAAATATCTATCTTGCTTTTTGTTGGGTTGACATGTGGCGTCTTTATGTTTTTCTTTACAAGGTTCTGGGGAGAATGGGCTTTAACTG CTTTTACCGGCGCGAAGAACGTGGAAGTTATATCTTCAGCTAACACATATGTTCAG GTTCGAGGATTAGCATGGCCTGCTGTGCTCATTGGATGGGTTGGTCAGAGCGCAAG TCTTGGAATGAAAGATTCATGGGGACCGTTGAAGGCTTTGGCGGTTGCTACTCTTATAAATGGGATTGGTGATGTGGTGTTATGCTCATTCTTAGGATATGGTATTGCTGGAGCAGCATGGGCAACGATGGCATCTCAA GTTGTTGCAGCTTATATGATGGTTGAAGCTCTAAATAAGAAAGGATACAATGGTTTTACTCTCTCTGTTCCATCATTAAGTGAATTGAAACATATATATAGTCTTGCTGCTCCAGTATTTATAACCATGACATCAAAG GTCGGCTTTTACTCTCTGATTGTTTATTTTGCTACATCTATGGGCATACAGAGTGTTGCTGCTCATCAG GTCATGATCCAGATTTACTGCTTGTGTACAGTTTGGGGAGAGCCTCTATCTCAAACTGCTCAATCATTTATGCCTGAGCTGATGTATGGAGTTAATAGAAATCTATCGAGG GCGCGAATGTTGTTAAAGACTCTGGTTATTATTGGAGCACTGACCGGGGTAATATTAGGATGCATTGGCACATCTGTTCCCTGGTTGTTTCCCCAAGCATTTTCACCTGATGCTGAGGTCATAAAGGAG ATGCATAAGGTTCTAATTCCATATTTTATTGCACTGAGTGTCACTCCAAGTACTCATAGTCTTGAAGGGACATTATTG GCTGGACGAGATTTGAAATTTATTAGTATGTCGATGAGTGGGATTTTTTCATTAGGGGCTCTTGTCTTGCTG TTCTTGACTGGGAGAGGATATGGCTTGGCAGGTTGCTGGTGGGCACTAGCAGCATTCCAATGG TCTCGATTTGGTATTGCGCTGAGACGGCTTACTCTACGTGATGGGATACTGTATTCTGATGACTTGATGCGTTACAAGTTTGGATTGCAGAAAGCTGCATAG